TCAGTATTTTGTCACCTGCACTCACTGTAAATTAGTTAGTGGTATTGTATGATCATTTGGACTTCTGTGGCTTGATCCTGGGCTGTTACatgatgagttttattttggctAAATATATATTAACCAAAAAGgacattaaatatttctttagtTAAAACCATATAAGGacttatgatttttttttagatgaaaaCAGAGTTTTCATCATTTGGATTCTTCAAGTTGAGTTTATTAGACTGcagttaattaaaattaaaatagcCATCTTAAATACaattgttctgttgttttacaAGAGCTTCCTGCTCATGAATCCATTGGTTCAATATAGTGTAACTGTTGTTGTTCATAGATCACAGATAAGGGGAGTAAATGGTCTATAGCCGCACTAACCAACAGTACAGCGTTTATACTTAGCAGTTTACCTCAATCCTTGGTTTTTTGGCTTCAGATGATACCTCATCAGCTGCACGTTTGACTAAAGAAAGCAGAACAGGGGCATTGTTTCACTGCACAAAGCCCATTTGGTTTATACCAACTTTCTTGACTGCAATACCATCCCTTTAATAGGACATTTCTGTCAACAATCAATTTACAATATGTTCTATTTAACAGTTAATCTATACCccaaaacaataatttattaCTACTACAGAAGGAAGCTGTTATTCAAACTTCATGTAACAAATATGTTGAAACCTTACCTTGTGTTGGTCTTTGCAAACCTATTTCTATAGGTGCACTTCTGTCAATACTTGTTGATGTGGCTgagaaaagacaacatgatGAACTGCATTAATAAGTTTTCATTTAGACTAGAACTATTCTCCTCCTTATGTGACAAATGAAACTTGTCAATGGTTTTTAGTCAATCAAAATCTGTGCAAAAACCAGGACATAGTTTAAATACATGGGACaatgacacaaaaagaaactCTGAACATGCTATATACAATAACAACATAATATACAATCAACTCAAATCTCCCATGTGCTACTTACAACTATCGCCATTGAGATATGACAGTAAGCCTTTTCGATCAGGTCGTCTGACAACAGGGACGTTCTCTGtctataaaaagaaaacaatcatgTCAACAACAAACATGTAAAGGTATAGGGAAGATATAGGCAGATTAATAGTTATTCCGGAGCACTCACTGCAGCTCGTCGCACATAGGAAGGATGCGGGAGATGCACATTGTTAAGCAAGAACAAGATAGAGTCCAAAGTATAGTACTCTTTGGGTTGGCCCTCCCTGCCAgtactgaaaatgaaacacaaacaaagagaaacataaacatcaTGTAAACCTTCATGGCAAATGActccaaaaaaataaaccttGCTAAATCCCACAATTAGAGAAATTCACGATGAACACAGACTACTGTAGGTGTCACACGTACAATCAAATAACTTCGATTTGTCCTAAATCTATCTAAATCGCACAAACCTATATTATGCAGTACATATATAGTTACTTCATTAACCTTACGAAATGGGTGCTATGAAATGACAAACATGGATCTATCAAGTTATCTATTACTCTTTGAGCATCTTCATGATCGGCGTTACATGAACAAAGTTTGCTTTTTGCACAATAACTAAAAATGCTATTAgtcatgacaaaataaacttaacaCGCAAGTGTTGCCCCTCGGGCCACTGCACCTATAGATAGAGGCTGGATTCCATGGGAACACAACTTAACGCAAGCTAACGTCGCTAATTAATTAGCATCACAGTACAACTGGAAGTTTAGCTGCAGCTGTATCTCTCATGTATACATTTCaagtttacaaaataaaaggctAGCAAAAGGTATCTGTACTCCAGTGAACAAGATTTAACTATCACGTCAAAATaaccaagtgtgtgtgagtatttaaagttttaagcacaacaacagagagaagagtTAAGTTAGCATCTTAGCATGTAGTAGCTAGCGAGCCTTCGGTCGTTACCAGCACCACACGGCACCGTTGCGTTCCAGCTGCGGGCCTACAACAGAAGCgatttatgtatattttagCACTGACATACCCCCAGATTATGTAGTTGGTCTTGACATTTTTCGGCCACGAGAACTCCCCAAATATAACCTCATCTCCTTTAGCAACGATTTCTTTTTTCTGGATGTTATACTGACGGAGAACACTCAACACATCCGCCATCTTCACTTCTCTTGATGTAGTGCATTTGCGAGGCCCCAAGTTATCAACATGATGTGGCCTCGCAGGATGCCTGATCTGAATGAAACTTTTTTAGACCATCTTCTCTTTGGCTGCCGGATTGCCAGAGTTGGCAGCAGATACATTTAACCATGTTTGCCAGGTCGAATTAAATATTTACCGTCGTTAAACGTAATTCTAAATTTTGACTGTCCACTTACGGATCCAGTAATTGTATGGTCCCATCGCCTTGCTCACTGACACTTAGACACGACTGAGGCTGAAGTCACAGTCAATAATATAGCCTCAACGTAACGCTAACTTCCAGAAGTCCGttatttttaacacaaaaaagcccaaatcaaatgaataaatcaggAGCAGCAAAGTGTTTATTAGGGGTTTTCATTGCCTCTACAGTCAAGTACTTTCATGTTAAGCAAAATACAACAGACAATATGTTGGAAAACAAGTTTATCATGGTGGTGAAACATCTGTAACCATACCTCACAACTATCTCTTTTCACTTTCAGCTACAAAAACTGTATCAACAGTCATATACAAATATTTTAGCTTATGGCATTTCAACATTGTCGTAAGATTGAAAAGGACAGTATCGGCATGTGTGGACAAAAATCCTCCACATACATTAGAATGATAAGTAACCAGTTTAGTGACTGTCAGTGTAATTACTGCCAGTAATTACAGCATTTGCTGTTGCCTAAAACATTTCAATTTCGCAAAATGAATTGGTCCCTACTACTGAGTAGTTTGAACTGATTCTTTGTTTTAACAAATATAAAGCAGTGTACTTGTctacagttatttttttttcttacaaaagtacattcaattcaatttattgtGGGTAGGTAGCAATTCTGTGTTAGTTTTTGCTTAACAAACATTCTTACatcaaaaatacagaaaaatgtgcTAGCAGATTCAGTCCTGGTAAACAGTTGTTAAATAGCTATGATTTGTCCTTCTTGGACATAATAATACAGCAACATCCAAATCGTAATGCATAGAATTCAGACTAGAATATGAGAACCAGTTCATTTCTCCAACTTACAGTTAACTGACTTTCAGTCCCAAACATTGGCATTACTGTTCACAAAGAAAAATCCCAAATATTCCCccaaaaatgtacacataatCATCAAATCATCACATATAAGAGCACCAAGAGTTGTATTTGTGTACAGAATAAATTCAACAAAAGCAGGACAGAtaacttgtttttaaaataaaattggcCTAGGGGAAAACAAATGTTAATACAACTAAAACATGTAGTTAGGCTAAAGGCAAGAGTTGGCGaggacattaaaacattaaacattactattaaaaaatattttctgaccaaataaaattaaagaatttTAATGGTCAAACAgaacacactgcagtttttcaaCTGTTGCCGTTTTGTTTCAGTTCCTCTCTCGTACATTGTATCtgtttataatttataataatgCTACATAAACAGAGGGACAGGCTTTCAAATTTAAGATGCATCTACCATCACATCAAACCTTCTGAAATCATAGCATAGATACATACTAGAAACTATCATAAATCCCCATAAAATAAGCTGTACTAAGCTGCTAACATTTCAACTTTTACACTGTTCTTCTTATTTCAAGGagcattttattaaaaaaatgaaaattcagtcattatctactcactCTTCATGCAGATGAAAAGTGAGGTGAAGTTTCTTAGTCcataaaacatttctggagcttcacaacTAAACAGTATTGTGGCACTCCCCAACAACTAAATAAGCTGGAGActtgtttaaaataataataatcatagtaatgataacagtaataataaaatagttcCACACAACAGAAAGAGCTCTGCTGAAGTTGATCTcatctttttggttgtttttcttattttttttaacaagtcCGCAGTTGCTTCAGTTGTACAGGAGAATGCcgaattttcatttttgagcaAAATGTTCCATAAATCTGCCAACATCTTACTATAAATTAGTGGAATTTATTGGAGAATGGATTAGTGTCTAACCCAGAACCATCTAAGCACTAATATGCCGTAATATCATGTTTtactatcacacacacaaaaaaaaccccaacataaCAGTTCCAGAGCGTGGTCCAGCCCGCTGGACACTTTGTCAATTGACATGTGACATaatacaaaaagagaaatcGGAATTGTAAATGTCAGCATCTTTTGGATTAGTGCTGTTTTAGGGCACACTAAATGCTAAGTGAGACACGCTGGCCCACTTTGTGCCTTCTTTTATCCTATAATTGACCCAATGACTCAGAAACAGTCCCAATACTTTATCAGATCAGATCCTGGGCAAAGTTACGAATGACGCTCAGAGCCCCAAGGTCAAATCCACAGATGCTCAGCAGACCTCTGTCTTCTGTGTCAGCGATGGTGTGTCCAATGGAAGTCAGCCCACACATCACCATCTTGGAATTAGCTCCTGTTTTCTGTtgagaaaataaactttaaatatatatgtatattttcgattgtttttgcaaaaacaatgaatgtGCATATTTGCCCAAAATTGGCCAATAATTCATCTGCCCTTGATGAAAATCCAATTTGGGTCAATGTAATAAAGACAAGATTTTAAGAGGTTCTGGCGACAGTGTTGTGACTCTTTTGGTAGATGGAAATCCCGGGTTCCAAATTGTAGGACTCAGCACCTGATAGATAGATGTGCACTTGTTTTTAGCAACTGCCATGTTATTACAGAAAGTTATCTCTCAGCTGTAACAAAACAGTACGAATAACATGATTTATGACTGTATACTAGAATCAACTGTGTATTAGTCAAATGCAATGTCATTCTGGAAATTGTGATGGCAGAGATCAGCTTGaacataaatgtgaaaaagaaccaacctggtgtttgtgtgagccTATTCTCTAAAGAAGGGCATTATTTGTTTAAACCCTATCCCCAAGCAGACATGAATGAATGATCATACTTGTCTATGGTTCTTTAGAGACTCCACTGGGCTGGCAGAAAATGTCCACAACGGACTATTGGTCAGAATGATGAACAAGTCCACTGCTTTCCCATTCTCTGTGGCCCAGGTGATGGGAAGGGTGCAGTCTGTGCTCCCACCTGGGATCTGGAACACACAGTGTGGTTGAAAGATCAGAACGATAGCTCAAGAGCAAGGCCTGTTCAGAAGGTTGTAAAATTCTTACTATTCATACTGTATACTGATCAGTAGCTGTGATTAATTTCTTATTCTTTATGCTGTGACATGCCTTACCTTAACCagttcagctgttgtttgtgccAGAGTCATGTCAGCAGAGACAGTGCATGGAACCAAAGCCCCTTCAGAGTAGGCCAGCACATGCGTGTCTGACTCAGCTCTTGTAAAAATCTGTGCAGGACACAGAGGTCAAAAGAAAGACATCACTATTACAAAACTGCACTGCTCTTCCTACATTTGCCACACAatgcagccaaacaaaacaactacacATGCTACAAGATTCACAGTTCTCTCGACAAATCATCATCGTGATGGCATGTGTCTCGGCTAATAAGTACTGGAGCGCCTGCTGACTATGATAATCACTATGCAGAAGGGATTTCACAGGAATTCTCAGTATGTATAAACAGACCAATTCCTTGACCCAGGCTTTCTCTAAAGATGAGATGGCCCGAGCCCTGCTTACAAATGCAGCTGTTCCAACTGGAGCAAAACTTACCCACACGCTGTGTAGCTATTCATCTTTAGCATAATCTTACCATGGTAATAgttgcagcagcaacagcagtgctGATGGACGTCCCTGGGACAATGCTACTCAGTGATGTGCTCACGTCTACTGCCACTACAAAGCGTTTCCCCACTGGCTCCACATTCTGAGGAGAGTATTGCAACAGTATGTCAGATTAAGTGTTTGCTAATGCTACTGGTTGTTGTCTTCCTAgaagttttgaaaataaaaagaacctACCATAAAACTCTTGTAAAAGGCAGAGTCTATTGCTTTGAGGATGCTGTTGTCTGGTTCCCATTTTCTTTTACCCTGATAGCCTTGGCCTCTTTTGTAGTTTTCAGAAGACAATAGTAGGCTGAAAGGGTGGATTTTTGCCTGGTGGTTTCAAGACAAACATCAAATACTTTAAGACACTGTCTCAGGTTTAATTAGACACAAAATTGTAAATCAATTAGCCAAATCTATTGCTCTTACCTTCTTTAGTGTCGTGTCACACTGGattctgtcacacacagcttGTGTTTCTGAACTTCCAGGTTCAATAATTTTGTCAGACGTCATCTTACCCAAGAACCTTAACAATGACTGGAGAGGCATTTCCTTCAACAAAGCTCTCCATAcctccagaaaaacaaaacatacacaactTTATCAGATTCAGGCCAAATGGAGCAGTACTACAGTCACACATTTAAACCAAGTTTAAATCTCATGACAACAAAGACGATTTAAAAGCACATACACTAACACTAACGCTAACCTGTTTGGACTTCAGGTGGTCTGTCAGCATTTGTTCCCTCTCCAGTTTGTGTTCCTCAATTAAATTGATGACCTCCGTTTCATCACAACTGTGCTTGACCTTCTCCACTACTTCAAGATACGAAAGCACTTTGGCAACCTCTTCAGAGTTCTCTTTGTCCGAGTAAGCAACCTGAACTTCTTTCCATCCTTTTGTTACATATTTGCAGATCAAGGCAATTGctgaaacccccccccccaaaaaagaaaagtcatgtcTCAGGCcttaaaagcacattttacagACTCATAGTCAGGACAAGTTTACTGCTGAAGTAACTCTACCCccttcaaaaaaaagaaaaacaacaaaaggaaaaaaaaaatgtcctatGAACTCAACAAATGATTTACTGCAAGGCAGGGATATCATTATGCAAGATGGACGATATTTTGTCCATCCCATCTAAACATATAATGTGGGTTTGTTTAAACTCACCTTCATTAGCTGGTTTGGTGTGAGAGAGTCTGAGCAAATCCTGGTGTGAccatccttctctctgtttacaTTTGGTCACACCCGCAGCCAGACTCATAGCATCTTGCTCATTGTACCAGTCAGACACTGTTTTCCTCAGGGCACGTCCCCAAATCCCACACTTCATCCCCTCTTTCAGTTCCTTCTTGttctgaatgaaagaaaacaggtgGGCAGGGTCCCGACAAACTTCCTTCACGGCTTTAAACGCTGCCTGTCTCGTCTTCAGCTCTGAGTGCTGGGAGCACAAAGCTAAGGCAAAAAAGGAGGGGCCGAGTCTGACAGCTCGCCCATCCTGAGCAAACCTTTTtatctcctccaccacctcagCACCTCGACCCTCCTGCAGCAGGGAGAGCAGAGCTCCAGCACTTTCCATGCTGACATGACCCTCTTCTCTGGCAGTGTATACATCTCCCTCTGAGCCATAGCACAGGAAGCGGCACAGTCTGGCCTTGTCGCTGACCTCCCATGGACAACCACCTCCTGTTGAATTCTGGGTGTGGTTGCTCGACAAAAATATCGTAGCACTTACTGATGGCTCCATTGTAACACCCAAGAGGGCCTGAAACAAAGTGATGAGAAGGGATTTCAATTTTTATATTCACCGGCAACAATCACTGGTTGATACTTAAGGAACCCTTTAAACTTGGCGGCATATCAGATCAAAGTGATCCTGATCAAAATAGTCAGGGGATACACGTATCAATCATAGTTCAGACTTAATGGATTCTCCGTGATTAATGGCCAGACTGACAGCCCTCATTAACACAGCATAACGCTAACTTGACGAGCAACATTACTTATTACCTCAGTGCACCGACAGAAATAACTCAAAGCCGATTACAGGACATGATGATACACATGAGACAGATACGCTGAGGGGATGGCAAAAACCCGAACTGCTAACTAGCTAGTCAACATTAACTAAGTAAGCTAACGTTACCAGTTCAGGTCTGCTAACTTAGTTAAGCTATTTAAGAAGGGCAGTCTGTGCGATGCGAAGTTAGTTAACGTCAGCCTATTTAAATAATGTTATATTCGTGGTAAACAGGTACCCAGCTAGTCATGTAATACAAAAACACCCAACCCACTCCTGTTGTTTATCAGCTGCAGCTCTATGGGAGTGTTCGCCACCCGGTCTCGTCTAACCACACAAAGTTTGAGCTTTACATCTGAGCTTTCTCCCCGTCGGGCACCGGAAAGCTAGGCTAGGCGGCTTGATGAAGCTCGCCTCGGATGGACAGCTGACTACCTAGCGACGTTAATGTTAACTGCACTGAGGTGGCTTATAAATGCAGACATATGAGGTTTGACAATCAAGACATTTCGGTCAAAAATTACATGGCATATAACGATACATGAACTTACCACAATATATTCGCACAGTGCTCAAGTTTTTGATGTAGCTAGATGGACAGAGGCCTCCCCACTGACCGTCAGTGAGATAACTCGGGGCGGGGCTGCAATGGATGTTGGGATACAGAGTCCCATCACACACTGCTCAGACAGGCAGGCTACTCCTCCCTCCCACACTGTACGGCCTGATTTTACTAGTTGTAGCATATAAGCTATCTGGAGTTCTCTTTACGTTTGGCTTACAGCAGTAGCTCGTATAATATTGATTTTACTTTTGCTTACAAGCCCCCATCCAGAGTAGCAATAAGTATGCATTTGCAATTAAAAGTATCAATACCAGAGaatgaaaatactcaaaataaaagaagtcctgcattcaaactTATACTTCTAAAGTACATAAGTATTACGAGCAAAATGTATGTAGAATATCAAATGAAAGTAACACTTGTGCAAAATGCCCCCCTTCCATAATACTGAATTAAGGGGGTCTTCAAGTTCCTAGAAGATCATATATTTTTTAACCTTATGAGATAGGATTTTCCATTTATTGTTACATTTATTATCGTGTGCAACAAGATAAAAGATCATTTTGGGCGGATTTCAGGAGTTCTCCCATTTATGACTTTACGACTTATGACTCGATATTTAATTATGAGTATATGATGATCCTCACAAAAATCCTAACATAGCTGCACACAGCTTCAACCTGAAAAGGTCTAATCTGCAACATAACTGATGAATCTATAGCAATTCATTGTATTGCTCATCATATGTTTTGTATATAAAGTCAGCAGTTACATtgatgtagtgaagtaaaaaatacactatttacctctgaaatgtagtgtaGTTATTCATTTGGCCCAAATACAGCCGCTGTTCTCTTACGTCCTTCTACCCCAATGTTTACTTGCACTCCTGAATCTctcatttcattgtttcttcCATAGTCAAAATTGAAACACCAGTGGGACAGAACATGCAGTAACACGGCTGATACTGAGTGCTGACGCAGTGCTCTTCATGAGGACTGTCTGGCCTTTGACACCATGAAACTTGTGACTTTGGCATCCATCCTGTAAATGTAATTTCCATTTTCAAGGACGAGGCCTGGCTGTGACTACCAGTAGGTCTTTTTGaatattgatattttatatGTGTCACAGAGGGtgtaaattataaaatgaatgatggctgaTTTCgatttagctgcttcagtttcagggtcctggtattaTGCATGCTGGCAGACTGTTGCACTGCACTTACAAGGACAGTTAAGTAGAACAGAAACAGCATTAATGTTATTGGTAACACCTGTGATTTTCTTGCTATGCCTAATAGTTTAAGCATGAGCGGAAACAGTTTGTTTCGCAATTTTAGATTTCTACAAATGAGAGTTTTGTGTTACTAAgtcaaagaacatttttaattgaaatatcAGGATAACTTGAAATGACAAGAGAAAGGCAAACAGAATCACCAATTTGACTGGTTTCATTACACTATTCACCACAGGGCATTGcatgaaagtgaaattctttttcattaataatctgacaataataataataatacatttactGAAGCTTATTTCAGCCATATTAAACCCCTCTGCCAAATAATGACCTAAGTTGCTTATTTGTGAGAACTGGTGAGGACCAGCTCAGATGAAGCCTTACATCCTGTTAGTGGTTTTCTGGTCAGCATTAGCGTCTGATAGCAAGTGAAGAGCAGTAAAGGAGTTCATAAATAATCACCTAGCCTACACAAATAATAGTAATAGGTATCATTATCAttttcaccttcaccttcatAACCTATTTTTCTGCAAATATACCAGTATCTCATCTTTGATCATAAGTTTTTTCAGTCACCACTGGGTGGCAGAAGCACATCAGCTGTGCAGAGATGCATTTCCATGACACCCATGACAGCCCAGATACTGCTGTTATTAAGTTCTGTTCTTGAGTTAAGTTGAGTTCTTGAACTTGAAAATTTGCAAGAATTTGCCACAGAATAAAGGGCCTAATATTCCAATCCCTAATAATGCATATATACCAAAaccatttacatttttataaatattgtGACTCACCAAATACACAGCAGACCTGGAGTCCTACACACTTGCACTTGTATAGAACCATGAATATCGGGGACAATATAAGGTTTACATTCGAGACATTGGATGTCTCAGCCAGAAGCACCACaggattgaaaaaaaaaaaaaaccccaaaaaacaacacagttaGGTTTGGTGATGTCCAGTGTTCACTGTGCACCAGATGGCAATATGTTAACATCTGCCTGCAGTATGTTATGTCcattgtgttttgtcagttatGTTGTTGAGGTGACATTTTGAGGGAAGGGGAAGTGCCTTCACAGTGTTGGTCAAAAGCATTTCCTGAGCCTGTGTTGCTGCAGCACATTACGCCATCGACATGCATGAGGTTGAAGCTAAAACCTATCCCAGCAAGccagggttcaccctggactgacagtcacagggctgacacacaaagacaggcaaccactcactcacacactcacatttaggggcaatgtagaatagctaattaacctaatgtgcatgtttttgggattgtgggaggaagccggagtacccagagaaaacccaggcaggcacagggagaacatgcagactctgcacagaaggggccagacctggactcaaacctggaacattcttgctgtgaggtgacagtgctaaccactgctcCCCCTTTTCACCTTCAAGGCCTTGCTATGCTTCCCAAGGCCTCTTGGTTGAGAAGTGGCACTAAATAGGGCTTTGTATTGCTCAGATTGAATAAAACGTGGGAAGGCGCCATTCTCCATCAGGCTGTAGATTTTTCTCTGTGCCACAACAAAACATGATGGACTTGCTTGCTGGAGGCTCAGCCTGATGCTCTCTCTTGTGTGGAAATCTAGATTTACCTGCAAAGACATGTTAAACAATACACAGCAAAGATAACTGAACATGCTGTTTCAGACTAGGCATACACGGTATGTGCAGCCACCTGCATCCTTACCGCAGTCtgaaagtaaatatttaaaacactggTGGTTGTGGTTTGTCTGTAGTACATGATACAGGTAAgtgttttttgcttatttttggaATCTATCTCCTTGAACCCTTTTTCTTGAAAACCACCAAAACAAAAGGCTAGTGGAGATTGTTTTACCTGTTTGGGTGAGTCAGGCCTGATGAACTCCTCATAAATACTTGCTGCTCTCCTTCTTAACTCCTCTGGACTGTCAAAAGTTTTGAACTCTTGACAAGCAAGCCAGAAGTCCATATTCTCCTCACTGAACTCTGATTTCAGAAAGTCCCGAAAGAATGCTTGTTCACCttttacacaaagaaacatAACTTCGTTTTTAAGAAAACAGTAACCAACCATGATATTAGTTTTGTAAGGTTTGAAAGAGgatgaaaattacatttctggGAAAGGAATGTCTCAAGAGATTTTGCCTGTAAGcctatttcatttgtttcctgtctgtagatggaggaaagaggagataTTTGGATTTGTTAACATTCTGAAGAAAACATTATACAccacaacattaacatgaagtatgattaaattgaaaataaaatacctgCTGGTTTTACTCCATGATAATGGACTCTGGATGAAGTTATGTATTCTGGACTTCCATGCATTATGTCTATGAAGAGAGGATAACAGTAGAAATATTAAGAAAGTCCCAagtacataaaacaaacaaccttcaaaataaacctCACTGCACTGCAAAAGAAACATACTATACTCACATTCTTTTTGTATCCCTGAGGTCCAGAGATGTCCTAGAAAGCCCATTCATTGTTGAATTCAAATAACTCTGCCTCCTTTCCAAACTATAATTTAACAGCATCTCTGTTGTTGCTCTGGATCCTCAGAAGAATTTTTTAGAGGTTTCAGTCAGATTTCCAACCTCATAGTGTATCACTTGATCCAGACTGCCTCCTCTTACTGATGAGGGTCAAAGCCAGTCTGGAATCTGACTGTGATGTTAAGGCATGCTGTTACTCCCTGAGATCACTGGATCTCAGCACTGTATTTCTCCTCTGTATCTTTCTATCTTTAACCTCTATGGACACGCAGGCTGATTGTTACGTAATTAGAATGAGGCACATGAATACTCAAAGTGCGTCAAAACGTTTGCTGTTCCTTAACGTATCGCAACCCCCACTGCAGTTACAAGCATTGCATAGGCTGTTTAACTCACCATGCAAGTCTGTGCTATTCTTAGTCACAGGTCAATAAGTCatgagtttctttctttttccttttcttccctATGTCTGTGTTTCCTAGTTTCTGGATTGCTCTCCACCCCACTTTCTCTGTTAGCTCTTAATTTTTTggtatgtttttaattttacctTCTTTAAAATTATGTTAATTTTATGATATTTCTACTTCTAATTCAAACTGACATTTGTTACAATCTGCATAAAACCCAGGGGGCACAGGGGGACGCAACACTTCCATCCTGACAAAATATGATTTGCCACCCTCCAAAATTTTattcaataacattttttaaagtgtCAAAAGGCTGAGACCCCCTACCCCTTGCTTCACAATGATTTGATCCACTTCCCCCAAACTCAGCACTCAGTCGGTGGTTTAAAGACCTAGTTTGTAATTTTCATCCCACAACGACAGTAATATCATGTGGATGCCAAGCAATTGATGATACCGTGTTTGCCACCTCGGGAAGCACAGTGgagcagtggttagcactgtcgcctcacaacAAGAGGGTTCTGGGTACGAGTCCCAGTCTGAGCCCTTCTGTGcagaatttgcatgttctccctgtgcctgcgtgggttttctccgggtactccggcttcctcccacagtaccaaaaacatgcacattaggttaactggctactttacattgccccttggtgtgagcatgtgaacatgtgtgtctGTCGGCCTGctattgactggcgaccagtctcCTTCGACGCTGACAGATAtgcagtatagaaaatggatggacgtttgccattttatttgaacacattt
This portion of the Scatophagus argus isolate fScaArg1 chromosome 13, fScaArg1.pri, whole genome shotgun sequence genome encodes:
- the ro60 gene encoding 60 kDa SS-A/Ro ribonucleoprotein — protein: MEPSVSATIFLSSNHTQNSTGGGCPWEVSDKARLCRFLCYGSEGDVYTAREEGHVSMESAGALLSLLQEGRGAEVVEEIKRFAQDGRAVRLGPSFFALALCSQHSELKTRQAAFKAVKEVCRDPAHLFSFIQNKKELKEGMKCGIWGRALRKTVSDWYNEQDAMSLAAGVTKCKQREGWSHQDLLRLSHTKPANEAIALICKYVTKGWKEVQVAYSDKENSEEVAKVLSYLEVVEKVKHSCDETEVINLIEEHKLEREQMLTDHLKSKQVWRALLKEMPLQSLLRFLGKMTSDKIIEPGSSETQAVCDRIQCDTTLKKAKIHPFSLLLSSENYKRGQGYQGKRKWEPDNSILKAIDSAFYKSFMNVEPVGKRFVVAVDVSTSLSSIVPGTSISTAVAAATITMIFTRAESDTHVLAYSEGALVPCTVSADMTLAQTTAELVKIPGGSTDCTLPITWATENGKAVDLFIILTNSPLWTFSASPVESLKNHRQKTGANSKMVMCGLTSIGHTIADTEDRGLLSICGFDLGALSVIRNFAQDLI
- the LOC124069754 gene encoding regulator of G-protein signaling 21-like produces the protein MGFLGHLWTSGIQKECEYSMFLLQCSEVYFEGCLFYVLGTFLIFLLLSSLHRHNAWKSRIHNFIQSPLSWSKTSRQETNEIGLQAKSLETFLSQKCEQAFFRDFLKSEFSEENMDFWLACQEFKTFDSPEELRRRAASIYEEFIRPDSPKQVNLDFHTRESIRLSLQQASPSCFVVAQRKIYSLMENGAFPRFIQSEQYKALFSATSQPRGLGKHSKALKVKRGSSG